A single region of the Asterias amurensis chromosome 19, ASM3211899v1 genome encodes:
- the LOC139951466 gene encoding potassium channel, subfamily K, member 16-like: MDWKRLLLLILSFIVYLAIGGFVFSALEGPEESSTRTDIRGYKENTLSELDCLSDERLEDMIEQIIRAVHAGLDPRHNLTSKSHWDFSSSFFFSGTVVTTIGYGRLSPRTQAGQNFCIMYALVGIPFLGWLLSVVGEFYRESFRRLTDRLDHLLHDYCSVTQRKFRRCMMWLIVASISYSVLVLIPAVLFTLLEDWPYRIAHYYCFITLTTIGFGDYVATADDTENDPREELEILYDIAVVFWYIFGLSFFAVVISTIGTSQQKAAAKIESSLKKCPVRENTYNLNHHNLGDDVVQVKVQGGIVGPIRYHTPGPVLSNTNPVDRIKEITSEVEKHDIRECSQVESETVDMASASNVLPKMSNTSSHDDTAI; the protein is encoded by the coding sequence ATGGACTGGAAGCGCCTACTTCTCCTGATTCTTTCGTTTATCGTGTACCTGGCTATTGGCGGTTTTGTCTTCTCTGCTCTGGAGGGGCCAGAAGAATCAAGTACACGTACTGACATAAGAGGTTATAAGGAGAATACACTGTCGGAATTAGACTGCCTTTCCGATGAGAGACTAGAAGATATGATCGAGCAAATCATAAGAGCGGTTCACGCTGGTTTAGATCCAAGACATAATCTGACAAGCAAGAGTCATTGGGACTTCAGTAGCTCCTTCTTTTTCTCCGGGACAGTGGTGACTACTATTGGTTACGGGAGGCTGTCACCAAGAACACAAGCCGGTCAGAACTTCTGTATTATGTACGCTTTGGTTGGGATCCCGTTTCTCGGGTGGCTGCTCTCCGTTGTAGGTGAATTCTACCGGGAAAGCTTCCGTAGGTTAACCGACAGGCTTGATCATCTTTTGCATGACTACTGCTCTGTGACACAGAGAAAATTCAGACGCTGCATGATGTGGCTTATTGTGGCGTCTATCAGTTACTCCGTGTTGGTCCTTATCCCTGCTGTACTGTTTACCTTATTAGAGGATTGGCCGTACCGGATAGCTCATTACTATTGCTTCATCACACTGACAACCATAGGATTTGGTGACTATGTTGCTACTGCCgatgataccgaaaatgacccGCGCGAGGAGTTAGAAATACTTTATGATATCGCTGTTGTCTTTTGGTACATATTTGGTCTCTCGTTTTTCGCTGTTGTAATCAGCACAATTGGGACAAGTCAGCAGAAGGCTGCAGCTAAGATTGAGTCATCTTTAAAGAAGTGTCCGGTTAGGGAGAACACGTATAATTTGAACCATCATAACTTAGGAGATGACGTAGTACAGGTCAAAGTTCAGGGAGGTATTGTTGGACCAATACGTTATCATACACCGGGGCCTGTTCTGAGCAACACAAATCCCGTTGATCGAATCAAAGAAATAACCTCAGAAGTAGAAAAACACGATATTAGAGAATGTAGTCAGGTTGAATCTGAAACAGTGGATATGGCTTCAGCTTCAAATGTGTTGCCAAAGATGTCCAATACTTCATCACATGATGACACagcgatctag
- the LOC139951553 gene encoding uncharacterized protein gives MGGVWAVLLTCLCAAFLHDASAIHCYSCIHLAFSPAPPPDVPNFYKNQYCRDFSKKTQVYAGDHCPNDDKEYVCGKVNGTYTFDVPGSGTTNVQAILRRCLVKPAGYDESITKKVCFRDDAQDKASHDISLIGGESEGFGTMTRFSGEVCYCSDNNCNAATKLGHSVVFTVILATVLATLMN, from the exons ATGG GTGGCGTTTGGGCTGTTTTGCTGACGTGCTTATGTGCGGCTTTCCTGCACGATG CTTCTGCCATTCATTGTTACAGTTGCATACATCTGGCGTTTTCCCCGGCCCCACCCCCTGATGTACCAAACTTCTACAAGAACCAATATTGCAGAGATTTCAGCAAAAAGACCCAAGTGTACGCTGGAGATCATTGCCCTAACGATGACAAAGAATACGTGTGTGGGAAAGTCAACGGGACATACACATTTGATGTTCCAGGCA GTGGCACAACCAACGTTCAGGCGATTCTCCGTCGCTGTCTCGTCAAGCCTGCGGGTTATGATGAATCCATAACTAAGAAGGTTTGCTTCAGAGATGACGCACAGGACAAGGCGTCCCATGACATCAGTCTGATAGGCGGGGAATCTGAGGGATTCGGAACTATGACCAGGTTCAGCGGCGAG GTTTGTTACTGCAGTGACAACAATTGCAACGCAGCCACTAAGCTTGGGCATAGTGTGGTTTTCACAGTCATACTGGCGACAGTACTAGCCACTCTGATGAACTGA